The genomic segment GGATCGGTCAGCCCGTCGCGGGCCGCCGCCCGCCACAACGGGTTGCGCGGCGCCGCGTTCGGCCCCGCCGTCTCGGCCAGCGGTTTCACGGTGCGGTACACCGTCTCCGCCGCTTCCGGATCGTCGAACAGCGCGGTGGCGACGGCGAGCGGCACCACCCAGCCGTCGGCCCCGGACTGGGCGTCGATCATGCGCAGCTCGAGGTGGCCGCGGGGCCGGGCCGGCGGGAAGCAGGTGGTCATGTGGTACTCCAGGTCCTCAGCGAGGGGCGGCCGGGGGCCACCGCCCCGGATCCACTGGCGGAACGTGAGCCCGTCCGGCACCACCCAGGGGCCCGTGCCGGTACGGATGCACATGACGCTGGTGTCCAGTACATGCGCGGCCCATGCCTCGCGCGGCGGAAGATGCCCCGGGGGAGCCAATGTGCGGTCCGGGTCGAGCGCGGCCCACAGCCCCTGCCGGGTCGACCGCCAGCCGGTCCGCGCCCGCTGCTGGAAGGGCGAGTTGGCGAACGCCGCCACCAGCACCGCGCCCAGAAGGTGCGCGAGCTGCCACCGGCGGCCGTAACCCAGCGGGCCCGGCTCCTCCTCGCCCGCGTCCAGGCAGACCTGCACCGACGCGGAGGTGCACATCATCGCCCGCCCGGCCGTACCCGAGCGGTCCAGGGCCGCCTCCATCGCGTCGTAACGCGGCTCCCTCAGCCACCGGCGGGGCGACTGCCAGGGATCGACGCCCAGCCCCGCCGGGACCAGGCCCGACCGGCCCAGGGTGCCGCGCACGGCCGCCAGGTCGGCGGCGACCGCGTCGACGCACGCCGTCAGCGATCCGGCGGGCCGCGAACTGAGTTCGAGCTGCCCTCCGGGCTCGAAGGTCAGCGCCGAGTCGAGCGCCAGCGTCCGCACCCCGGCGAACGCGTCGTCCAGGCGCTCCGGGGCGACCCGCAGATCAGGATGTGCGGCGTCGTGGATGAGCCATTCGAGTTCCACGCCGACGGTGCGGGGCGGACCCGTCTTGAAACAGATGGCCTGCAGTAAATCCTCCGCCTCGCTCTCGCCGAGAGGCGATCCATGCGTGCGGGTGCCGGTTCCGGTGGTCGCGTTCGGGGGCATACGTGCCTCCTCTTCCGATGCCTCCCTTCCACCCAAACCCCTGCCGACCGATCGCACAAGGGCGCCCCGGCCCGCCGAAAAGACGTTGCGTGGAGTTCACCCGACGTCGAACATCTGCGCTATGCACTGTTCGGGGGATCGTTGGGGGGAGCGCTCGTGAGCGCACGGATGCGCGCCCTGGCGCGCGAGACCGAGGCCATCGCCGACGAGGGCCGTTACCGCACGTCCGGGGGGCGCGAGGTCCTTGTCGGGAGCGCGACGGCCGCCGCCCTCGCCGGAACCAGGCTGTACGGACCGGGCCCGGTGGCGGTGCCCGTACTCGACTCCGGCCGCGCGACCGCCTTCGAGGTGACGGGCGAGAGCAGCCTGCGGGCCGCCCGCCGGATGAGTGAGGAGGGGCCGGGCCGGATCGCCGTGCTCAGCCATGCCTCGGCCCGCAATCCGGGCGGCGGATACCTGAACGGCGCACGGGCGCAGGAAGAGGACCTCTGCCGCGGTTCCGCGCTCCACGCGACCCTGCTGCGCGCCCCCGAGTACTACGCGCACCACCGCGCACACCGCAGCGCGTTCTACACCGACCGGGTCATCCACTCGCCCGGCGTGCCGGTCTTCCGCGACGACCGGGGCGTTCTGCTCGACACCCCCTACCTCGCGGGTTTCCTCACCTCGCCCGCGCCCAACGCGGGCGCGATCCGGCGCCGGACGCCCGACGAGGCGCACCGCGTCCCGGCGGCCCTGGCGAGCCGCGCCGAACGGGTCCTTGAGACCGCCGCCGCCTGCGGATACCGCCGGCTCGTCCTGGGCGCCTGGGGCTGCGGAGTCTTCCAGAACGATCCGGCGCAGGTCGCGGAAGCCTTCGGCGGTCTGCTCACGGACGGCGGGCGCTTCGCCGGCCACTTCGAGCAGGTCGTCTTCGGCATCCTCGACCGCGCGCCCGACTCCGCCACCCGAGCGGCGTTCGCCGACCGCTTCCCGGGGTAGCGCCGCGCCGGACCCCGGGGACGTGTCGCCCCCCGGGATCCGGCGGCCCCGGCTCAACTCCAGCCGTAGCGCTCCCTGAGCCGCTCCACCACACGCTGGAACCGTTCGAAGTCCAGCGCACAGGCCTCGCGCCGCATCCCGTCCTCGTGCACCCTCAGCACCCGGTCCAGATCGGCCCAGGAGGCCCGGCCGGAGCTGTCCCACGGCCCCGCTCCCAGCGCCACCCACTCCCGGTCCAGGTCGTGCTGCTTGCTGGAGAGCTGGACCGCGAGCAGGGTGCCGGCCGGTTCCCGCGCCACGACGAGCACCGGCCGGTCCTTGCCCCGGCCGTCGTTCTCCTCGAAGGGCACCCAGGTCCAGACGATCTCACCCGGATCGGGGTCGCCGTCACGATCGGGGGCGTACGAGGTGCGGACCGGGCCCACCTCGCGCGGATCCGCCTCGGCGGTCGCGGAGGGGCCGGTGCGGCCGGGCGAGGCGGGGCGGGAGTCGGTCTCGGGCATGCCGTTCTGATATGTCATCAACACACCGTAGGACAATCGCTCCCATGGCTCCGCACCGGCCGAGGACCGCGTCCGACGGTGCGGGTGACGTGGCCCGGAGATCAGGCGGAAGGCCGCGCGAACGCGGCCCGAAGGCCAAGCGCGAGGCGGTACGGAAAGCCGTACGGGAGGCGGCGCGAAGGCCGGGCGCAAGGCAGCGCCTGGGGCGCGCGACAGGGGCGCGCGTACGCTCCCGAGCGCGGCCGGAGTGCTTCGGGGTGCCCCGGGACGCGACCCCCTCCGGTACGTCTGCAAGACTGCCCGTCGCCATGAGCCAGTTACCCAAGCAGCCCTCGGAATCTCCCGTCCCCACGAGCGCCGACGTGGCGCGGCTGGCGGGCGTCTCCAGGGCCACCGTGTCGTACGTACTCAACAACAACCCCACCATGCGGATCAGCGAACCCACCCGCCGCCGGGTCCGGGAAGCGGCCCGAGATCTCGGCTACGTGCCCCACGCCGCGGCGAGGAGCCTGCGCGCCGGACACACCCGCATGGTGCTGCTGCCCACCGGGCACCTCCCCGAGGGCCCCCTCTACCGCCACTTCCTGCAGGAACTCCAGGCGGGACTGCGCGGACTCGACTACACCGTGGTCCAGTACGGCAGCACCGGCCTGGGCGCGGACGAGGCCGCACGGGCCTGGGCGGAACTCCGCCCCGTCGCCGTGGTCGCACCGGCCGGACTGGCCCTCACCGCCTACGGCATCGCCGTCCTCCACCGCTCCGGCGCCAAGGCCGTCATCACCCTGGGCCCGCACCCCATCGAGGGAGCGCACGGCCTGGTGCTGGACCAGCGCGAGGTCGGCAGCCGCGCCGCGTCCCACCTGCTGGAGCGGGGCTACCGGCGGATCGGCGTGATCATGCCCGAGGAGAAGGCCACGGTCACCTTCGCCGCCCCGCGTCTCGACGGCGTACGGCAGGTGGCGCTCCCCGCCGGAGCGCGGATCGAGGAACTCGTCCTGGCGTACGACGAGGGGGACGCCGCCCGCCTGGCCGCCCGCTGGCACGACCTCGGCCTGGACTCCGTCTTCGCCTACAACGACGAGTACGCGATGCTCCTGATGCGGGCCTTCCAGGACGCGGGGATCCAGGTGCCCGCCGAGGCCGCCGTGATCGGCGCCGACGACCTGATGCTGGGAAGACTGCTCCGCCCCCGGCTGAGCACCGTACGGATGGAGCTCGCCACCGGACAGCCGTTGGCGGAGCTCATCGACCGACTCGTCCAGCACCCCGGCGGCGAACCGGAGCACCACGAACTCCTGCGTGCCGTGGCGGTGCCCCGCGACTCGACCTGACGGCGCGCGCCGCTCCACCGGCCACCGCCGGACAGCCCTTAGCGTCGGCCCATGAGCCATCCGCAGAGCTACGAGATCCTGCTGGTACCCGAGTACGCAGACGCGTCCGGCGCCGACAAGCCGGGACCGGTGAAGATGGGGGAGTACGAACGGGACGAACCGCCGCGGCCCGGCAGCGCCATCCGCTCCGGCGTCGTGGAGGCCACCGGCGCCACCGGTGCGTCCGGCTACCCCCGCTACGCCGGAGACGGCATCGAGGCCGACATCGACCCGGCCACGCGGACGGTCGAAGCGCTGCTGATCGACGGTGCCGAGATCGACTACGGCCTCTCGGTACGCGTCGCGGACCGCGCCCCCGCCCCGGGAGACCGCCCGGCCGGGGGCGGAGCGGAAGGCTGAGACCACCGCCGGACGCGACCACGCACGAGGCCCCGGCCGGAGCGCACCGACACATGTCGACGCGCTCCGGCCGGGGCCTCGAAGGGCGGGCGGCCAGGAGCTCCTGCTCCGGGGCGCTACGCCTGTTCCTGGCCCTGCGCCTGCTTCTTCTGCTCCTCCACCGACTTGCGCACCTCGTCCATGTCGAGGTTCCGCGCCTGCCCGATGACGTCCTCCAGCGCGGCCTCCGGCAGCGCGCCCGGCTGCGCGAACACGGCCACGTTGTCACGGACGATCATGAGCGTGGGGATCGACCGGATCTCGAAGGCCGCCGCCAGTTCCTGCTGCGCCTCGGTGTCGACCTTCGCGAAGACCAGATCGGGGTGCCGCTCCGACGCGGAGTCGTAGACCGGGGCGAACTGGCGGCAGGGACCGCACCAGGAAGCCCAGAAGTCGATCAGGACGAACTCGTTGTCGCTGACGACCTGGTCGAAGTTTTCCTTGGTGAGCTCTATGGTGCTCATTCTCTGCTACCTCTTCCTGTGCCGGTTTCTGGTGCCGGTGGGGATCTGTCCGGCACAACCGTGACCATCCGTGCACTATTCCGCCTGCCCTGTGGCCGTGGGGCACATGCCCGGCGAGACTGAGTCCATGGACGAAGCCGTGAGCAGTGCCGAGTACGACGTCGTGGTCATCGGAGCCGGACCGGTGGGCGAGAACGTGGCGGACCGGGTCAGAGCGGCGGGCCTGAGCGCCGCCGTCGTGGAGAGCGAACTCGTCGGCGGCGAATGCTCGTACTGGGCCTGCATGCCCAGCAAGGCGCTGCTGCGCCCCGTCGTCGCCCGCGCCGAGGCGCGCAGGGTGCCAGGGCTCGAAGCCGCCGTACAGGGACCCCTGGACGCCGACGCCGTACTCGCCAACCGCGACGGGTTCACCTCCCACTGGAAGGACGACGGGCAGGTGGAGTGGCTGGAGAGCGTCGGCGCCGACGTCTTCCGGGGCCAGGGGCGGCTGACCGGCGAGAAGCGGGTCTCCGTCACCGCCCCGGACGGAACGGTCCGCACCCTGACCGCGCGGCACGCCGTGGCCGTCTGCACCGGAAGCCGCGCCGTCGTCCCCGGCCTGCCCGGCGTCGCCGAGGCCAACCCCTGGACCAGCCGCGAGGCGACCAGCGCGAAGAGCGTGCCCGGCCGGCTCGTCGTCGTCGGCGGCGGAGTCGTCGGCGTGGAGATGGCCACCGCCTGGCAGGGGCTGGGCGCGCAGGTGACACTGCTCATCCGGGGCGGCGGACTCCTGCCGAAGATGGAGCCCTTCGCCGGTGAACTGGTCGCCGAGGCGCTCACCGATGCCGGTGCGCACATCCGGTACGGCGTCTCGGCCACCGCCCTCCACCGGGCCGCCCCCGACGGGCCGGTCACCGTCGAACTGGACGACGGCGACCGGATCGAGGCCGACGAGATCCTCTTCGCCACCGGACGCGCCCCCCGCACGGACGACCTCGGCCTGGAGACGGTGGGCCAGGAGCCCGGTGGCTGGCTGACCGTGGACGACAGCTGCCGGGTCGAGGGCAGCAGCTGGCTCTACGCGGTCGGCGACGTCAACCACCGCGCTCTCCTCACCCACCAGGGCAAGTACCAGGCCCGGATCGCGGGCGCCGCGATCGCCGCCCGCGCACAGGGCGCCGCGACGCTGGACACCGGCCGCTGGGGCGCTCACGCGGCCACCGCCGACCACGCCGCCGTCCCCCAGGTCGTCTTCACCGACCCGGAGGCCGCCTCGGTCGGCCTCACCCTCGCGGAAGCCGAACGCGCCGGATTCCGCGTCCGGGCCGTCGACTACGACCTCGGCTCGGTCTCGGGCGCGAGCCTGTACGCCGCCGGCTACCGGGGCCACGCCCGCATGATCGTCGACCTGGACCGCGAGACCCTCCTCGGCGTCACCTTCGTCGGCCCGGGCGTCGGCGAGCTCATCCACTCGGCCACCGTCGCCGTGGCGGGGGAAGTGCCCCTGGCACGCCTCTGGCACGCCGTCCCTTCGTACCCGACCATCAGCGAGGTGTGGCTGCGGCTGCTGGAGACGTTTCGCGGGTAGCGGCCGCCTTTAAAGCTAGGTGAGGGTGGCGTTCACGTGTGGGTAGTGGAGACACGTGGGCGCCACCGACAGGTGTCCGGAACTCGGCGGCGATGTGAGCAGACGTGTGGATGTTAGGCAGACCAGGCGACGGGCGCGCGTAGACGTGGCGAGGGGCTGCGGCGGTGGTGTCCTCGTAGTAGCCGCGCCGTCGGGATCTCGTCGACACGGGACGGTTGGCCGGACCAGCCAGCGAGGTTCAGCCGAATTCGTAGCCGCACGGCGACGGGCTCGGCTGAGCCGGAGGCGGAACTGAGCTGCCTCCGGTTCCCCGGCGTCCGCAGCTACGGCATGAGGGCCCGCACTCCGGTGACTGCGAAGACCAAACCGACGACGGCGAGCAGCGCTCCTGCGACGCGTTGAACGGCAGGTTGCGCCGGGGGCAGCGCTATCCGGCGCAACCGCTGCGGCAGCTGATCGCGCTCCGCCGACAGGAGGTGGTGAAGGCGGGTCACCATCCCCCGGTGGTCCATGACCCACAGGACTCCGAAGTTCAGGGCAAGAAGCCCGAACCCGATGAGCGCTGACGCTGCCGTCGGATCCCGACCGTCAGACGACATTTCGCAGCCAGCCGTGCGTGTCGGCGACCCGCCCGTACTGGATATCCAGAATCAGTTCGCGAAGCGCCGACGTCACCTTGCCGGGCCCCCCTCCGCCGATCGTGAATGCGTAGCCTTCGGCCTTGATGCCCGTGACTGGCGTGATGACCGCGGCAGTACCCGCCGCGAACATCTCCGTCACGGTCCCCTCGGCGAGCCCGGCGCGCAGTTCCGCGAGGGGAACGGCCCGCTCGACCGGCGTCAGGCCCAACTCGGGGGCCAGCGCCAGGACTGTGTCGCGGGTGACCCCTTCGAGGATCGTGCCGAGCGTCGGCGTCACCAGCTCGCCTCTGGCGGTGACGAGGAAGAGGTTCATGGCGCCGGACTCCTCGATGCAGGCATCCTCGTCCGCCCCGTCCAGGTAGAGGACCTGATTGCAGCCGTGTCTCTCCGCCTCGGCCTGGGCCGCCAGGCTCGCGCCGTAGTTGCCCCCGCACTTTGCGGCGCCAGTGCCGCCTGCGGCCGCGCGGGTGTAGGAGGTGCTCACCCACAGGCTCACACCACCGGGGGTGAAGTACGGCTGCGAGGGACAGGCGATGACCGAGTACACGACCCGTCTGGACGGTCGCACGCCGAGGAATGCCTCCGTGGCGAACATGAACGGTCTGAGGTAGAGACTCCTCTCTCCCGTGGCTGCCGGTACCCACGGCTCGTCGGCTCGGACGAGTGCTTCTATGCTCGCGAGGAAGTCCTGCTCCGGCAGCTGCGGCAGCCTCATCCGCTCCGCGGACCGTTTGAAGCGACGTGCGTTGCTTTCGGGCCGGAACAGCCAGACGCTCCCGTCAGCGTGCCGGTACGCCTTCAGCCCCTCGAAGATTTCCTGGGCATAGTGCAGCACCGCCGCGCTGGGGTGAAGGGAGAACGGCTGGAGTGCCCGGACTCTGTGATCGTGCCAGCCGGCCTCCGCCGTCCAGCCGGCGAACGCCATGTGATCGGTGAAGTGCAGGCCGAATCCGGGTGAGTCAAGGACGGCGGCACGCTGGTCATCGGGTAGCGGGCTGGCTGTGCGCATCAGCGGGAACGATGAAACCATGATCGAATCCTCTCGTCGGCAGGCTGCCGGGACCTGTCCGGGGACGGTCGGAAGCGGCGGTGGTGGGGAGGATCAGACATCAGCCAGGAGCATCGCGGGACGTTCCACACAGTCCGCGACGTAGCGCAGGAAGCCGCCGGCGACGCCTCCGTCGCAGACCCGGTGATCGAAGGTGAGGGAGAGCTGGGTGACCTTGCGCACGGCGAGTGCGCCGTCGACCACCCAAGGTTTGTCGACGATGCGGCCGACGCCGAGGATCGCGACCTCGGGGTGGTTGATGAGCGGCGTCGAGCCGTCGACGCCGAACACGCCGTAGTTGTTGAGCGTGAACGTGCCGCCAGTAAGAGCCTTCGGCGGGAGCCTGCCGGAGCGTGCGAGTCCGGTCAGCGTGGCGAGTTCGTCGGCCAGTTCTGCCGTCGTCTTCCGGTGGGCTTCATGCACGACGGGCACCATCAGGCCGCGTTCGGTCTGCGCGGCGAAGCCCAGGTGGATGTCGGACAGGCGGACGATCTCGCCGCGTTCGACGTCCACCGTCGAGTTGAGCTCCGGGTATGTGCGGAGCCCCGCGACGCAGAAGCGGGCCAGCAGGGCAAGCAAGCCGATCTGCCGCGTCTGGTCGGCGGCCCGAAGGACCTCTCTGGCCTCCACCAGAACGGTGGCGTCCACGTCGACCCAGGTGGTGGCGTGCGGGATCGCGCTGCTGCGGGCCAGCTTCTCCGCCACCGCCCTGCGCAGGCCCCGCAGCGGTACGCGCTCGTCGGCAGCGGCCCCTCCCGCCTCCGTCGCGTGCCGTTCAGCGGGCCGTGCGTCCGCCGCTATCGCACGCTCGACGTCACGGCGCAGGATCACTCCGTGCACCCCGCTCGGTACGACCGTGCCCAGGTCCACGCCGTGTCGCCGTGCCAGTGCACGGACCAGCGGGGAGATCACCAACGGCACGGCCGCCGGGTCGGTACCGCGGTCCTCGGCCCGGGAGGACGCAGTTGGCATCAGTGCGGCCGCCCCCCCCGGCCCGACGACCGCGCCGGATACCAGCCGGACTCGTCCCGTAGCCGACAAGGACATTGCCGCTTCCGGCCGGGACGTCTTCGCCGTGCTGTTCCGCAGTCGGCGCGGCGGCCGCGGCGTCGCTCACGGAGATCAGCGGGACTCCGACAGGGAGCACGGCACCGACGTCTGCGTGCAATTCCAGCACGGTCCCGGCGTACGGCACGGGCACCTCGACGACGGCCTTGGCCGTCTCGACCTCGACAACCACCTGATCGACTACGACGCGTTCACCCGGAGCCACCCGCCACGTGACGATCTCGGCCTCGGTCAGCCCTTCACCGAGGTCCGGCAGCCGGAACACCAAGGCCTCGCGCACGGTGGTCATGAGGCCTCCGGCGCGAGGTGCCGAACGTCGGGCTGGTCGTCGAACTGCAGTCGCTGGATCGCGTCCAGCACCCGGTCCACGCCCGGCAGGTACGCGTGCTCCAGCTTCGGCGGCGGGTACGGGACGTCAAAGCCCGCGACCCGTACCACCGGGGCCGCCAGCGAGTGGAAGCAACGCTCCTGCACCCGCGCCACGATCTCGGCACCCACGCCCGCGAAGCCCTGCGCCTCCTGGACCACCACACAGCGCCCGGTTCGCCGTACCGACGCCGTAACCGTCTCGTCGTCGAAGGGAACGAGCGTGCGCAGGTCCACCACCTCGACGTCGATACCGTCCCGTGCCGCCTCGACCGCGGCGTCGATCGCGACCGGGACCGAGGGGCCGTACGCGAGCAGGGTGACGTTCGAGCCCGGGCGCCGGATCACCGCCCGCCCGGTCGGCGCAGCGCTCCGCCGTGCCAGGTCGGCGTCTTCCTTGGACCAGTACAGCCTCTTCGGTTCCAGGAACACCACCGGGTCAGGGTCGCGCACAGCGTCCCGCAAGAGCCAGTAGGCGTCCTCAACCGTGGCCGGCGTGACCACCTTCAGGCCGGGGGTGTGGGCGTAGTACGCCTCGCTGGAGTCGCTGTGGTGCTCGACGCCGCCGATCCCTCCGCCGTAGGGGACGCGGATCACCATCGGCAGCGCCACGTGCCCCCGGGTGCGGTTGCGCATCTTCGCCACGTGCGAAGCGATCTGCTCGAACGCCGGATACGCGAAGGCGTCGAACTGAAGCTCCACCACCGGCCGGAACCCACCCATGGCCAGGCCGACCGCGTATCCCATGAGCCCCGACTCGGCCAGCGGCGTGTCGAAGCAGCGCCGCTCGCCGAACTCGTCCCGCAGTCCGTCGGTGATGCGGAAGACACCGCCGAGGCGGCCCACGTCCTCCCCGAACGTCAGCACGTGGTCGTCCTCGCGCAGCGCGTCCCGCAGCGCCGTGTTGAGGGCCTGAGCCATCGTCACCGTACCCACGTCAGGCCTCCGTGCCTTCTGCTTCGGCCTCGAGTGAGCGCCGCTGCTCTTTCAGCTGAGGTGTCGGGTCGGCGTAGACGTGGTCGAACATCTCCAGCACGTTCGGCGGGCCGTCCAGCTCGATCCTGGCACGCAGGTCCGCCGCCAGCGCCTCGGCCTCCGCCCGCGCCGCGCCGATGTCCCGATCGGTCAGCGCCTCGCGCGCCCGCAGCCACGCCTCGAGCCGGGGCAGCGGGTCCGCGGCGGCCCACCGGCGTACCTCCTCCTCGGCCCGGTAGCGGCTCGGGTCGTCGGCGTTGGTGTGGCCGTCCAGGCGGTAAGTGTGGGCCTCGACGAGGAACGGGCCGCGCCCGGAGCGCGCATGCTCCACCGCTTCGTCCAGCACCGCCAGCACGGCCACCAGGTCGTTGCCGTCGACCTGCTCGGATCGCACCCCGTAGCCGACTCCCTTGTACGCGAGGGCCGGTGCCGCGGTCTGCTCCGAGAGCGGCACGGAGATCGCGTACTGGTTGTTCTGGATGAGGAAGACCACGGGGGCGCCGAAGACCGCGGCGAAGTTCAGCGCCTCGTGGAAGTCGCCCTCGCTCGTTCCTCCGTCCCCCACGAGGGCCATGACCACGCCGTCCTCGCCCTTGCGCCGCAGGGCGTCCGCCATCCCGACCGCGTGCAGCAACTGCGTGGCCAGCGGTGTGCACAGGGGAGCCACCCGGGTCGCCATGGGGTCGTAGCCGCAGTGCCAGTCGCCGCGCACCAGGGTCAGGACGTCCACCGGGTCCACGCCGCGCGCCACCACGGCCGCCGTGTCGCGGTAGGTGGGGAAGAGCCAGTCCTGCTGCCGCAGCGCCAGGACCCCGGCGACCTGACAGGCTTCCTGCCCCCGGCTCGACGGGTAGACGGCGAGCCGCCCCTGCCGGGTCAGCGCGCTCGCCTGCTGGTCGAACCGCCGTGCCACGACCATCCGACGGTAGGCCTCGCCCAGCCTGTCGTCGGAGGGGGCGGCATACCCCGAGGGTACGTCGGACGCGGTTCCCGCCTCGGTGACGAACCGCACCGGCACGGCCGAGGGCAGCAGTTCGTCCGGCGCCGGCCGCGGACCGCCGAGGTACGCGTTGGCTGTGATCGACATGGGGATGCTCGCTTTCTGTATGTTCAGGGGCGGCCGGGCTGTCTTATGGGCGGGCCGCGCCGGACTCAGGCACTTCCCCGGCCCGTTCGGGACGCGCGCTCTCCGCCGCGCCGCCCGGCCTCCTGTTGATCCACGTGCGCTCCAACTTGGCCACCACGTCGGGGCTGTGCATCCGGGCCGACTGCTCCAGCGCGTATCGGCTCATGTACGTACGGAAGAGGTCGTCGGACTCCTCGGCCAGGTGCAGCATGCGGCGGTTGGCGGGAACCGCGGGGTCGGCGAGGCGCTCGGTCGACGCTGCCACGGCCCCGTCGACCGCCTCCGGCGCGACGACCTCGTCGCACAGCTCCCGGGCCTCGGGGCTGGTGGCCGCGACCTTCTCGCCGAAGAAGATCAGCCGCTCCGCCATGCGCCGCCCGACCACGCGCCCGAGGCGCAGGTTGGCCGCGCCGGGGATGATGCCTTCCGCGAGCGCGGGAAGCGAGAAGTAGGCGTCTGCCCCGGCGACCACCCGGTCGAGGACCAGCGCCACCTGGGTGGCGCCTCCGATGGCGAAGGTGTCGATGGCGCCCACCCATGGCTTGCCGCCCGGGAGGCGGAGCAGGTCGTCCGCCGCGCCGTGGTGCAGGCCGTGGACCAGCTTGCGGATGTAACCCAGTTCACGGCGGAGCATGAAGTCGATGAACGATATCTGCCCGGTGTAGAGGTGGGTGAGGTTGATGCCGGCGCCGAAGGCGCGTCGGCCGCTGTACCGGGAATGGGACAGGATGCTGCCGCGCAGCACCCCCACCTTCACCGCGTCGTCGAGGAGAGCAAGGTCGACGGCCGTCTCCAGGGCCTCGACCACCGCGTCGTCCTCGGCGTTGAGGACGTCCTGGTTGCAGATGGTCACCTCGGCCACGAAGCCGTCGCGGTGGACCACTGCCCGGCCGAGGTTCAGATGGCCGGTCCTCTGGAACTGGGGGAGCAGATCGAGGGCGCGTGGGGTCGGCGCCAGCATCGACCGCAGGAGGTGCTCGCCGGTCTCCCGTCGGTCGAGAAGGTGCGCGAAGAAGATTCCCTGGTCGACCTCCCCGCCCGACTTCTCGGCCTGCGGCAACCGTCGGTCGGCGGACACCTGGGCGCGGGTGGGGACCAGGCCCGGGTAGTCGTCGGCCGCGGCGAACGCCAGTTCGTCCAGGCGGACCTGGCGTTCGCGGCCTTCGGTGAGCTCGTCGTAGAGGTGTCCGGCGTGCACCTTGAGGAAGGCGTGCCGGGCGCGCCGTGCGGCCTGCTCGACCTGCTCGACGTCGCCGCGTTCGGCGGGAGAGCGATCGGCTCGCGGCGGCATGGCCGCAGTCAACTCGGCGCAGGCTTCGGTGTAAGTGCTCAACTGGCGCGCGTCCGCCGCGGCGCCACCGCGGAACAGCGGGGACGCGGGCAGTCGGCTGTCCACCGTGCCGGACAGCTGCGGCGCCTCAGGTGATCGGGTTGACACGGCTGTGTCCATACCGGGTTGTCTCCTCATTGTTGTCGTCGCGGCGAGATGTTCCTTGCGCCCGTCACGCATGCTCGACGGTCTGCCAGCCCGTGGCGGGCGATCTCGGCGAAAAGGCCGCCTGACACGTCGTAAACCGCGTAGTGATCGCCAGGGCCCCGCCGGACGTCGAACTCCCCGCCCGCGTACGCGCGCCAGCCGTCCATGAGCGACGGTGGTAC from the Streptomyces sp. NBC_01335 genome contains:
- the egtA gene encoding ergothioneine biosynthesis glutamate--cysteine ligase EgtA; its protein translation is MPPNATTGTGTRTHGSPLGESEAEDLLQAICFKTGPPRTVGVELEWLIHDAAHPDLRVAPERLDDAFAGVRTLALDSALTFEPGGQLELSSRPAGSLTACVDAVAADLAAVRGTLGRSGLVPAGLGVDPWQSPRRWLREPRYDAMEAALDRSGTAGRAMMCTSASVQVCLDAGEEEPGPLGYGRRWQLAHLLGAVLVAAFANSPFQQRARTGWRSTRQGLWAALDPDRTLAPPGHLPPREAWAAHVLDTSVMCIRTGTGPWVVPDGLTFRQWIRGGGPRPPLAEDLEYHMTTCFPPARPRGHLELRMIDAQSGADGWVVPLAVATALFDDPEAAETVYRTVKPLAETAGPNAAPRNPLWRAAARDGLTDPELRAAATTCFEAALGALPRIGATTAVLDTVADFTERYVARGRCPADDLPDLLSPAAAAAWAEASSAGGARTTPSGKGLPA
- a CDS encoding TIGR02452 family protein — its product is MSARMRALARETEAIADEGRYRTSGGREVLVGSATAAALAGTRLYGPGPVAVPVLDSGRATAFEVTGESSLRAARRMSEEGPGRIAVLSHASARNPGGGYLNGARAQEEDLCRGSALHATLLRAPEYYAHHRAHRSAFYTDRVIHSPGVPVFRDDRGVLLDTPYLAGFLTSPAPNAGAIRRRTPDEAHRVPAALASRAERVLETAAACGYRRLVLGAWGCGVFQNDPAQVAEAFGGLLTDGGRFAGHFEQVVFGILDRAPDSATRAAFADRFPG
- a CDS encoding type II toxin-antitoxin system PemK/MazF family toxin, with the protein product MTYQNGMPETDSRPASPGRTGPSATAEADPREVGPVRTSYAPDRDGDPDPGEIVWTWVPFEENDGRGKDRPVLVVAREPAGTLLAVQLSSKQHDLDREWVALGAGPWDSSGRASWADLDRVLRVHEDGMRREACALDFERFQRVVERLRERYGWS
- a CDS encoding LacI family DNA-binding transcriptional regulator; its protein translation is MSQLPKQPSESPVPTSADVARLAGVSRATVSYVLNNNPTMRISEPTRRRVREAARDLGYVPHAAARSLRAGHTRMVLLPTGHLPEGPLYRHFLQELQAGLRGLDYTVVQYGSTGLGADEAARAWAELRPVAVVAPAGLALTAYGIAVLHRSGAKAVITLGPHPIEGAHGLVLDQREVGSRAASHLLERGYRRIGVIMPEEKATVTFAAPRLDGVRQVALPAGARIEELVLAYDEGDAARLAARWHDLGLDSVFAYNDEYAMLLMRAFQDAGIQVPAEAAVIGADDLMLGRLLRPRLSTVRMELATGQPLAELIDRLVQHPGGEPEHHELLRAVAVPRDST
- the trxA gene encoding thioredoxin, coding for MSTIELTKENFDQVVSDNEFVLIDFWASWCGPCRQFAPVYDSASERHPDLVFAKVDTEAQQELAAAFEIRSIPTLMIVRDNVAVFAQPGALPEAALEDVIGQARNLDMDEVRKSVEEQKKQAQGQEQA
- a CDS encoding dihydrolipoyl dehydrogenase family protein, which translates into the protein MDEAVSSAEYDVVVIGAGPVGENVADRVRAAGLSAAVVESELVGGECSYWACMPSKALLRPVVARAEARRVPGLEAAVQGPLDADAVLANRDGFTSHWKDDGQVEWLESVGADVFRGQGRLTGEKRVSVTAPDGTVRTLTARHAVAVCTGSRAVVPGLPGVAEANPWTSREATSAKSVPGRLVVVGGGVVGVEMATAWQGLGAQVTLLIRGGGLLPKMEPFAGELVAEALTDAGAHIRYGVSATALHRAAPDGPVTVELDDGDRIEADEILFATGRAPRTDDLGLETVGQEPGGWLTVDDSCRVEGSSWLYAVGDVNHRALLTHQGKYQARIAGAAIAARAQGAATLDTGRWGAHAATADHAAVPQVVFTDPEAASVGLTLAEAERAGFRVRAVDYDLGSVSGASLYAAGYRGHARMIVDLDRETLLGVTFVGPGVGELIHSATVAVAGEVPLARLWHAVPSYPTISEVWLRLLETFRG
- a CDS encoding branched-chain amino acid aminotransferase; the encoded protein is MVSSFPLMRTASPLPDDQRAAVLDSPGFGLHFTDHMAFAGWTAEAGWHDHRVRALQPFSLHPSAAVLHYAQEIFEGLKAYRHADGSVWLFRPESNARRFKRSAERMRLPQLPEQDFLASIEALVRADEPWVPAATGERSLYLRPFMFATEAFLGVRPSRRVVYSVIACPSQPYFTPGGVSLWVSTSYTRAAAGGTGAAKCGGNYGASLAAQAEAERHGCNQVLYLDGADEDACIEESGAMNLFLVTARGELVTPTLGTILEGVTRDTVLALAPELGLTPVERAVPLAELRAGLAEGTVTEMFAAGTAAVITPVTGIKAEGYAFTIGGGGPGKVTSALRELILDIQYGRVADTHGWLRNVV